The Kribbella sp. HUAS MG21 genome includes the window CGACCCGGCGGGCCGCGTCGGTGGCGCCGACGGTGGTCGCGCTGCGGGCGATGGCCAGCGGCCTGGTCGACGCCGAACTGGCCCGCCTCGAGCGCCGGCTGCCCGGCCTCGACGAGCACGAGCGGAGCGAGGTCGAGCGCACCATCCGGCGCGTCGTCGACAAGGTGCTGCACAACCCGACCGTGCGTGTGAAGGAGCTCGGCGGCGACCCGGGTGGACCGACGTACGCCGACGCGCTGCGGCAGCTGTTCGCGCTCGACCAGGCGAGTGTCGACGCGGTGACCGCCGCCAAGGAACCCGATCACCTCCAGCAGAGCGGAGGTGGTCAGCTGTGATCCGCCTCGGCACCCGCCGGTCCAAGCTGGCGACCGCGCAGTCGACGATCGTGGCCGACCGGCTGCGCGAGCTCGGCCACGAGGTCGAGCTGGTGCTGATCACCACCACCGGCGACGTGAACCGCGCCCCGCTCGAGCAGATCGGCGGCACCGGCATCTTCGTCAGCGCGCTGCGCGACGCCTTGCTGGCCGGTGAGATCGACATCGCGGTGCACTCGCTGAAGGACCTGCCGACCGCGCCGGTCGACGGCCTGACCGTCGGGGCGATCCCGCTCCGCGAGGACCCGCGGGACGTGCTCGTCGCGCGCGACGGCCTGACGCTCGGCGAGCTGCAGCGCGGCGCCCTGATCGGCACCGGTTCACCGCGCCGCGTCGCGCAGCTGGACGCGCTCGGCCTGGGCGTCGAGTGCACCGGGATCCGCGGCAACGTGGACACCCGGATCGGCATGGTCACCGAGGGCAAGCTGGACGCGGTCGTGCTCGCCAGGGCAGGCTTGGCCCGGTTGGGACGGCTCGCCGAGGTGACCGAGACGCTGGACCCGATCCAGGTCCTGCCCGCGCCGGGACAAGGTGCCCTGGGCATCGAGTGTCGTGCGGACGACACCGCGGTACTGACCGCGCTCGCGCCGCTGGACGACCCGGCCACCCGGGCGGCGGTGACGGCGGAACGGCAACTGCTGGCCACCCTCGAGGCGGGCTGCACGGCTCCGGTCGGCGCGCTCGCCGAGGTGGTCGAAGGTGAGGACGGTCCCGAGCTGTGGCTGCGGGGCGCGCTCGGCCAGGAGGACGGCGTACGGCGGCTGTCCGCGAACGGGCCGGTCGACGACCCGGTGTCGCTCGGTAAGAGGCTGGCGAACGACCTGCTGGAGCGAACATGACACCGGCACAGGGCACGAGTACGGCCAAGAAGACGGCCCACAGGACGAGCAGGAAAACGACGAGGGCGAAGGCAGACGTGAGCGCGAAGACAGCGGCCACCGCGGCATCCAGGACACCTCAGAAGGCTGCGGCCGGCACCGTCAAGCAGACCAGACCACTCGGCCACGTCACCTTCGTCGGCGTCGGTCCCGGTGACCCGGCGCTGCTGACGCTGGCCGGCCGGGACGTGCTCGCGAACGCCGACGCGGTCGTTGTCGAGGGCCCCGAGCACGACCCGTTCCTGACCTACTGCAAGCCGGGCGTCGAGGTCGTCGACGGCTCCGGCGCCGAGGGCAGCCGGGCGCTGCGGATCGCCGCCCGGGCCCGGCTCGTGGTGAAGACCGCCAAGTCCGCCGCGAACGTCGTACGGCTGCTGAGCGGTGACCCGTTCACCTTCTCCAGCGGCGCCGAGGAGGCGGCCGCCTGCAAGAAGGCCGGCATCGGGTTCAACGTCGTGCCGGGGGTGAGCGAGGTGAGCGCGGTTCCGACCTACGCCGGGATCCCGCTGACCATGAAGGGCGACCGCGAGGTGACCGTCGTCGACCTCGCCGAGAACAAGCTCGACCTGAGCCGGCTGCAGCCGAAGCAGACGCTCGTCCTGCTGAACGCCTCCGAGGTGCTGAAGGAGACCGTCGGCGCGCTGATCGAGGCCGGCTTCGACGCCGCCACCCCGGTCGCGGTGACCGTCGGCGGTACGACGACCTCGCAGACCAGCGTCGTCGGCACCCTGGAGACGATCGTCGCGGACCTGCGCGCGGCCAAGGTGACCGGCGAGGCCGTGGTCGTGGTCGGCGCGGTCGTCGAGCAGCGCGAGGCGCTGTCCTGGTTCGAGACCAAGCCGCTGTTCGGCTGGCGGATCCTGGTGCCGCGCACCAAGGACCAGGCCGGCCCGCTGATGGACCGGCTGCGCCGGTACGGCGCCATGCCGGAAGAGGTCCCGACGATCTCCGTCGAGCCGCCGCGGAACCCGCAGCAGATGGACAAGGCGATCCGCGGCCTGGTCGAGGGCCGCTACGAGTGGGTCGCGTTCACCTCGGTCAACGCGGTGAAGGCGGTCCGCGAGAAGTTCGACGAGTACGGGCTCGACGCGCGGGCGTTCTCCGGGCTGAAGATCGCGGCCGTCGGCGACAAGACCGCCGAGGCGATCGGTGCCTGGGGCATCCGTCCGGACCTGGTCCCGTCCGGTGAGCAGTCCGCCGCCGGACTGGTCGAGGACTGGCCGCCGTTCGACGAGGTGCTGGACCCGATCAACCGGGTCTTCCTGCCGCGCGCCGACATCGCCACCGAGACGCTGGTCGCGGGTCTGACCGATCTCGGCTGGGAGGTCGACGACGTCACGGCGTACCGGACCGTGCGGGCCGCCCCGCCGCCCGCGCCGACCCGCGAGGCGATCAAGTCCGGCAAGTTCGACGCGGTCGTGTTCACCTCGTCCTCGACGGTGCGCAACCTGGTGGGCATCGCCGGCAAGCCGCACGCGTCGACGGTGATCGC containing:
- the hemC gene encoding hydroxymethylbilane synthase: MIRLGTRRSKLATAQSTIVADRLRELGHEVELVLITTTGDVNRAPLEQIGGTGIFVSALRDALLAGEIDIAVHSLKDLPTAPVDGLTVGAIPLREDPRDVLVARDGLTLGELQRGALIGTGSPRRVAQLDALGLGVECTGIRGNVDTRIGMVTEGKLDAVVLARAGLARLGRLAEVTETLDPIQVLPAPGQGALGIECRADDTAVLTALAPLDDPATRAAVTAERQLLATLEAGCTAPVGALAEVVEGEDGPELWLRGALGQEDGVRRLSANGPVDDPVSLGKRLANDLLERT
- a CDS encoding uroporphyrinogen-III synthase translates to MTPAQGTSTAKKTAHRTSRKTTRAKADVSAKTAATAASRTPQKAAAGTVKQTRPLGHVTFVGVGPGDPALLTLAGRDVLANADAVVVEGPEHDPFLTYCKPGVEVVDGSGAEGSRALRIAARARLVVKTAKSAANVVRLLSGDPFTFSSGAEEAAACKKAGIGFNVVPGVSEVSAVPTYAGIPLTMKGDREVTVVDLAENKLDLSRLQPKQTLVLLNASEVLKETVGALIEAGFDAATPVAVTVGGTTTSQTSVVGTLETIVADLRAAKVTGEAVVVVGAVVEQREALSWFETKPLFGWRILVPRTKDQAGPLMDRLRRYGAMPEEVPTISVEPPRNPQQMDKAIRGLVEGRYEWVAFTSVNAVKAVREKFDEYGLDARAFSGLKIAAVGDKTAEAIGAWGIRPDLVPSGEQSAAGLVEDWPPFDEVLDPINRVFLPRADIATETLVAGLTDLGWEVDDVTAYRTVRAAPPPAPTREAIKSGKFDAVVFTSSSTVRNLVGIAGKPHASTVIAVIGPATLKTAEEHGLRVDAMAETPSVEELADALARFGADRRDTMVEAGEPVTRPSERRPGSRRKS